From one Oculatellaceae cyanobacterium genomic stretch:
- a CDS encoding Bax inhibitor-1 family protein, with product MSNSSNFREAIRDARSQSIIGRNVIANALPYVGGGLVLTALGTYGGINVIANNPSIFFPTFWVALIAEFVLFFVARGVAESGKNSVALPLLATYSLLSGYTLSGLVFVALGTRGVGIGGIAIAALGCGVTFILARPIGSNLSDQDGMALTKTIQLGVIALLVVLVGQLLFSVFGIYTPTWLEIAISGFGVFLFAGVAVVDFYILPRTYRDDQYLPAALSMYLTYINLFVFILRLLIAINSRD from the coding sequence ATAATTGGTCGTAACGTCATAGCAAATGCCCTCCCCTATGTAGGTGGTGGTTTAGTATTAACCGCTCTAGGTACTTACGGCGGGATTAATGTCATTGCTAACAACCCAAGTATATTCTTCCCGACATTTTGGGTTGCTTTGATTGCAGAATTCGTTCTGTTCTTCGTGGCTCGTGGCGTTGCCGAAAGCGGTAAAAACAGCGTTGCATTACCCCTTCTGGCTACCTACAGTTTACTATCCGGCTATACCCTGAGTGGTTTAGTCTTTGTTGCTTTAGGGACTAGGGGCGTTGGTATTGGAGGAATTGCTATAGCTGCCCTTGGCTGTGGCGTTACCTTTATCCTTGCGCGACCGATTGGTTCTAATTTGTCCGATCAAGACGGTATGGCGTTGACGAAAACTATACAGCTTGGTGTGATTGCCTTGCTGGTTGTTTTGGTGGGTCAACTGCTATTTTCCGTTTTTGGCATCTACACTCCTACCTGGTTAGAAATTGCCATTTCAGGTTTTGGTGTGTTTCTGTTTGCAGGTGTGGCTGTGGTAGATTTTTACATCCTACCCCGTACCTATCGTGATGATCAGTATTTGCCTGCTGCTCTATCAATGTATTTGACATACATTAATTTGTTTGTGTTTATTCTGCGGTTATTAATTGCTATCAATAGTCGTGATTAA